A part of Oncorhynchus masou masou isolate Uvic2021 chromosome 30, UVic_Omas_1.1, whole genome shotgun sequence genomic DNA contains:
- the LOC135522594 gene encoding insulin-induced gene 1 protein-like isoform X1, producing the protein MPRLEEHCWSRSCASRVESKTFSGGNWVASRAEEMMSIVTTVLSNAYGSLHSVRAAHLIRRGLVLFTVGVVLALVLNLLQLQRNVTLFPEEVMATLFSSAWWIPPCCGTAAAVVGLLYPCIDSHLGEPHKFKREWASVMRCIAVFVGINHASAKLHFANNAQLSLTLAALSLGLWWMFDRSRSGFGLGIGTAFLATVITQLLVYNGVYQYTYPDFLYVRSWLPCIFFSGGVTVGNIGRQLAMGGVEKLHND; encoded by the exons ATGCCAAGACTAGAAGAACACTGTTGGAGTCGCTCCTGTGCATCTAGAGTGGAATCTAAGACTTTTTCTGGGGGAAACTGGGTCGCATCGAGAGCTGAAGAAATGATGTCCATTGTCACAACAGTGCTCAGCAATGCATATGGATCGCTGCACAGTGTGCGAGCAGCACACTTGATCAGGCGGGGTCTCGTACTTTTCACCGTGGGAGTAGTGCTTGCGTTGGTGCTCAACTTGCTGCAGTTACAAAGAAATGTGACTTTGTTTCCCGAGGAGGTGATGGCAACTTTGTTTTCATCAGCGTGGTGGATACCCCCTTGCTGCGGCACGGCAGCTG CTGTTGTTGGCCTGCTATACCCCTGCATCGACAGCCATCTAGGAGAGCCCCACAAGTTCAAGAGGGAATGGGCTAGTGTCATGAGATGCATTGCAGTGTTCGTTGGCATCAACCATGCCAGTGCT AAACTACACTTTGCCAATAATGCCCAGCTGTCCCTGACCCTGGCTGCCCTGTCTCTGGGACTGTGGTGGATGTTTGATCGCTCGAGGAGTGGCTTCGGCCTGGGCATCGGGACGGCATTCCTTGCCACCGTTATCACACAGCTGCTGGTCTACAACGGCGTCTATCA ATACACGTATCCAGACTTTCTGTATGTGCGCTCTTGGCTTCCATGCATATTCTTCTCAGGAGGAGTGACTGTGGGGAATATAGGACGCCAGCTAGCCATG ggTGGTGTCGAGAAACTCCACAACGACTGA
- the LOC135522594 gene encoding insulin-induced gene 1 protein-like isoform X2, producing the protein MVVQGLIAVVGLLYPCIDSHLGEPHKFKREWASVMRCIAVFVGINHASAKLHFANNAQLSLTLAALSLGLWWMFDRSRSGFGLGIGTAFLATVITQLLVYNGVYQYTYPDFLYVRSWLPCIFFSGGVTVGNIGRQLAMGGVEKLHND; encoded by the exons ATGGTTGTGCAAGGACTGATAG CTGTTGTTGGCCTGCTATACCCCTGCATCGACAGCCATCTAGGAGAGCCCCACAAGTTCAAGAGGGAATGGGCTAGTGTCATGAGATGCATTGCAGTGTTCGTTGGCATCAACCATGCCAGTGCT AAACTACACTTTGCCAATAATGCCCAGCTGTCCCTGACCCTGGCTGCCCTGTCTCTGGGACTGTGGTGGATGTTTGATCGCTCGAGGAGTGGCTTCGGCCTGGGCATCGGGACGGCATTCCTTGCCACCGTTATCACACAGCTGCTGGTCTACAACGGCGTCTATCA ATACACGTATCCAGACTTTCTGTATGTGCGCTCTTGGCTTCCATGCATATTCTTCTCAGGAGGAGTGACTGTGGGGAATATAGGACGCCAGCTAGCCATG ggTGGTGTCGAGAAACTCCACAACGACTGA